The following are from one region of the Flexibacter flexilis DSM 6793 genome:
- a CDS encoding M16 family metallopeptidase, giving the protein MLKKTIILSMGMALALGVVQAQKKAPAKKPSATAVAPKKEAAAKPAAAPAKLGDGTRFIEKVTRKGDEIIIPYEKYELANGLTLVIHEDHSDPVVHVDVTYHVGSAREQIGKSGFAHFFEHMMFQGSDHVADEEHFKIVSESGGTLNGTTNRDRTNYFETMPSNQLETALWLEADRMGFLLDAVTQKKFEVQRATVKNERGQNYDNRPYGLASEYAAKTLYPYGHPYSWLTIGYIEDLNRVDVQDLKNFFLRWYGPNNAVVTVGGDVKPAEVISLVEKYFGSIPRGPEVKKMSLPAPVLESDRYVSYEDNVRFPLMQMVFPTVPNYHPDEVALDCLAEILGGSNTSLFYQRFVKAQNALQAQVYHPAFELSGEFTVTVLPFPGKGLADMEKMVRETFVEFEKRGVTDDDLKRFKANYEVQSIEGLASVSGKVSRLASLQTFTGNANYSVKDIEAHRKLTKEDVMRVYNQYIKGKKAVITSVVPKGKTDLVAAPNNFTPDGSKYQAPADEYKGLVYNKAKDNFDRSKRPAAGANPVVNVPDYWQDKFPNGIRAIGTYTDELPMTSILMSVKCGHRMEALDPTKAGVAQLVAGMLEEASEKYTAEELSSELEKLGSSISVSAGNNEIAIEITALTKNLDATLRLAEQRILHPRFDKEDFERLKNQQLEGIANQANQPVAIANAVYNRLLYGEGNILAVPTAGTVKTVENITLDDVKKYYKDYFSPSLTSLVVVGNVTGESIMPKLDFLARWKGEKVKRAPVQLTPKIEKTRIFLVDKEKAPQSEIRIGYIAMKYDATGKYYKAKLMNYILGGAFNSRINLNLREDKGYTYGARSGFSGSDIAGPFTASAGVKGNVTDSAIIEFIKEIKLYADKGITPEELEFTKRSIGQSEALKYETQIQKAYFLGQIIDYGLDRNYTQKQNEVLEKIARGEINMLAHNLLPVDKMNIVVVGDKASLKDKLVKLGYEVVELTKDGEVVEGANFTLPVMPKPEPARNPKTAELPKHSQDKKMEP; this is encoded by the coding sequence ATGCTAAAGAAAACAATTATTCTTTCGATGGGAATGGCGTTGGCTTTGGGTGTGGTGCAAGCGCAGAAAAAAGCACCAGCCAAGAAGCCTTCCGCAACAGCTGTTGCACCTAAAAAAGAAGCGGCTGCTAAACCAGCTGCCGCACCTGCCAAACTTGGCGACGGAACACGCTTTATCGAAAAAGTAACTCGTAAAGGCGACGAAATTATCATCCCTTACGAAAAATATGAATTGGCCAACGGTCTTACGTTGGTGATTCATGAAGACCATTCTGATCCGGTGGTTCACGTGGATGTAACCTATCACGTGGGTTCGGCGCGCGAGCAAATTGGCAAATCTGGTTTTGCGCACTTCTTCGAACACATGATGTTTCAGGGCTCTGACCACGTAGCTGACGAAGAGCACTTTAAAATCGTGTCGGAGTCGGGCGGAACGCTCAACGGTACAACCAACCGCGACCGTACCAATTATTTCGAGACAATGCCAAGCAATCAGTTAGAAACGGCCCTTTGGCTTGAAGCTGACCGCATGGGCTTTTTGCTTGATGCCGTTACGCAGAAGAAATTTGAAGTGCAACGTGCTACCGTAAAAAATGAACGCGGCCAAAACTACGACAATCGTCCTTACGGCTTGGCGAGTGAATATGCAGCCAAAACATTATATCCTTACGGCCATCCGTATTCTTGGCTTACTATCGGTTATATCGAAGATTTGAACCGTGTGGACGTACAAGACCTTAAAAACTTCTTTTTACGTTGGTATGGCCCGAACAATGCCGTAGTTACGGTGGGCGGCGATGTAAAACCAGCCGAAGTAATTAGTTTGGTAGAAAAATATTTTGGCTCGATTCCACGCGGTCCAGAAGTAAAGAAAATGAGTTTGCCAGCCCCAGTGTTGGAGTCAGACCGTTATGTTTCTTACGAAGACAACGTTCGTTTCCCATTGATGCAAATGGTATTCCCAACTGTTCCCAATTACCATCCAGACGAAGTGGCTTTGGACTGTTTGGCTGAAATTTTGGGCGGTAGCAATACATCTCTTTTTTACCAACGTTTTGTAAAAGCTCAAAATGCGTTGCAAGCGCAAGTGTATCATCCAGCCTTTGAATTGTCGGGCGAATTTACGGTAACTGTATTGCCGTTCCCTGGTAAAGGTTTGGCCGATATGGAGAAAATGGTTCGTGAAACATTCGTTGAATTTGAGAAACGCGGCGTAACTGACGACGATTTGAAACGCTTCAAAGCAAACTATGAAGTACAGTCTATTGAAGGTTTGGCCAGCGTAAGTGGTAAAGTTTCAAGATTAGCTTCGTTACAAACTTTTACAGGGAATGCCAATTACAGTGTAAAAGATATTGAAGCACATCGTAAGCTTACCAAAGAAGATGTAATGCGTGTGTATAACCAATACATTAAAGGCAAAAAAGCGGTGATTACGAGCGTAGTACCAAAAGGTAAAACAGATTTGGTTGCAGCTCCAAACAACTTCACGCCAGACGGTAGCAAATACCAAGCTCCAGCCGACGAGTACAAAGGATTGGTTTATAACAAAGCTAAAGATAACTTTGATCGTAGCAAACGCCCTGCCGCTGGTGCAAATCCTGTGGTAAATGTGCCTGATTATTGGCAAGATAAATTCCCGAACGGAATCCGTGCTATCGGTACTTATACCGACGAGTTGCCGATGACTTCTATCCTGATGAGTGTAAAATGCGGCCACCGCATGGAAGCCCTCGACCCAACGAAAGCAGGTGTAGCGCAATTAGTGGCGGGAATGCTCGAAGAAGCAAGCGAGAAATACACAGCCGAAGAGTTGAGCAGCGAACTTGAAAAATTAGGTAGTAGCATTAGCGTAAGTGCTGGTAACAATGAAATTGCTATCGAAATTACGGCACTTACCAAAAATCTTGATGCGACTTTGCGCCTTGCTGAGCAACGTATTTTGCATCCACGTTTCGACAAAGAAGACTTTGAGCGTTTGAAAAATCAACAGCTAGAAGGTATCGCCAATCAAGCCAACCAGCCTGTAGCTATTGCCAACGCCGTATATAACCGTTTGCTTTATGGTGAAGGCAATATTTTGGCTGTTCCTACCGCTGGTACAGTGAAAACTGTAGAAAATATCACGCTGGATGATGTGAAGAAATATTACAAAGATTATTTCTCTCCATCCCTTACTAGTTTGGTGGTAGTAGGTAATGTTACGGGTGAGTCTATTATGCCTAAATTAGATTTCTTGGCTCGTTGGAAAGGCGAAAAAGTAAAACGCGCCCCAGTACAACTTACGCCAAAAATTGAGAAAACACGTATTTTCTTAGTGGACAAAGAAAAAGCACCACAATCAGAAATTCGTATTGGCTATATCGCCATGAAATACGATGCTACGGGTAAGTATTACAAAGCAAAACTCATGAACTACATTTTGGGTGGTGCGTTTAACAGCCGTATCAACTTGAATTTGCGCGAAGACAAAGGCTATACTTACGGTGCGCGTTCGGGCTTTAGCGGTTCAGATATTGCAGGGCCATTCACGGCTTCGGCAGGCGTAAAAGGCAATGTAACGGATAGTGCTATCATTGAGTTTATCAAAGAAATTAAACTTTATGCTGACAAAGGTATTACACCAGAAGAGCTTGAGTTTACCAAACGTTCTATCGGCCAATCAGAAGCTCTTAAATACGAAACGCAAATCCAAAAAGCGTATTTCTTAGGCCAAATCATTGATTACGGTCTCGATCGCAACTATACTCAAAAACAAAACGAGGTTTTAGAAAAAATTGCTCGCGGCGAAATCAATATGTTGGCACACAACCTGTTGCCTGTGGACAAGATGAACATCGTGGTAGTAGGCGATAAAGCAAGTCTTAAAGACAAGCTCGTGAAGTTGGGCTACGAAGTGGTAGAGTTGACTAAAGATGGTGAAGTAGTGGAAGGTGCTAATTTTACGCTTCCTGTCATGCCAAAACCAGAACCTGCTCGCAATCCAAAGACTGCTGAGCTACCAAAACATAGCCAAGATAAAAAAATGGAGCCGTAA
- the mutS gene encoding DNA mismatch repair protein MutS — protein sequence MTKVKEAKETPLMKQYNAIKAKHPGALLLFRVGDFYETFGDDAVTASKILNITLTKRANGAASEMALAGFPHHSLDTYLPKLVRAGQRVAICDQLEDPKDAVGIVKRGVTELVTPGITLNDNVLETKQNNFLAAIHLQKNGAVGVSFMDISTGEFYVAQGDADYCEKLLQSFMPSEVLFCKPRRVEFEQHFGNQYNTYTLEDWIFQPDYARESLTRHFNTATLKGFGVEEMDAGIIAAGAVLHYLAETEHRELGHVSALSRIEEERYVWLDKFTIRNLELVFPQQENGVPLIEILDHTVTPMGGRLLRKWTLLPLKEKNRIDERLQAVEAFVQDSDLRQTMLQHLKPIGDLERLISKVAVRRINPREMLQLKKALKNILPIKDLLAQSPVNQLKKLADQLNPCSFLYEKIERELQEELPIVSNQGGMFREGVDTALDELREISHSGKDYLLQVQNREIQRTGISSLKVSYNKVFGYYLEVSNANKDKVPADWIRKQTLTNAERYITEELKTYEEKILTAEEKITAIEQRLFNELVLAAADFVGAIQQNAKTLAVLDSLISFATVATRQNYVKPNVTEDNVLDIKDGRHPVIETQLPVGEPYIPNDVFLDDASQQIIIITGPNMAGKSALLRQTALIVLMAQMGSYVPATAAHVGMVDKVFTRVGASDNLSRGESTFMVEMTETASILNNLSPKSLVLMDEIGRGTSTYDGVAIAWSIVEYLHTHTKCKARTLFATHYHELNELAADFPRIKNFNVSVKESGNKVIFMRKLQAGGSAHSFGIHVAQMAGMPNAVVLRANEIMHHLEKDNRREQQQEKVRDIPKNNYQLSIFQAADPQMEQVAETLRQIDVNTLSPVEALLKLNELKLILAKKS from the coding sequence ATGACTAAGGTAAAAGAAGCGAAAGAAACGCCACTAATGAAGCAATACAACGCCATCAAAGCCAAACACCCTGGGGCTTTGTTGTTGTTTCGGGTAGGAGATTTTTACGAAACATTCGGCGACGATGCTGTTACGGCCAGTAAAATTCTGAACATCACCCTGACCAAACGCGCCAACGGTGCGGCTTCCGAAATGGCCTTAGCTGGTTTTCCGCATCATTCCTTAGACACTTATTTGCCCAAACTCGTGCGTGCGGGGCAGCGCGTGGCCATTTGCGACCAACTCGAAGACCCCAAAGATGCCGTTGGTATCGTCAAGCGTGGCGTAACCGAATTGGTAACGCCCGGCATTACGCTCAACGACAACGTACTGGAAACCAAGCAAAATAACTTTTTGGCGGCCATTCATTTGCAAAAAAATGGGGCGGTTGGTGTTTCGTTCATGGACATTTCGACGGGGGAGTTTTATGTGGCACAAGGCGATGCCGACTACTGCGAAAAGCTGCTACAAAGTTTTATGCCGTCCGAAGTGCTTTTCTGTAAGCCGCGCCGCGTGGAATTTGAACAACATTTTGGTAATCAATACAATACTTACACCTTAGAAGACTGGATTTTTCAGCCCGACTACGCTCGCGAATCCCTGACACGCCATTTCAACACGGCCACGCTCAAAGGGTTTGGGGTGGAAGAAATGGACGCGGGTATTATTGCCGCAGGTGCAGTGTTACATTATTTGGCCGAAACTGAACACCGCGAACTCGGACACGTGTCGGCACTTTCGCGCATCGAAGAGGAACGTTATGTTTGGTTGGATAAATTCACGATTCGCAACTTAGAATTGGTATTTCCGCAACAAGAAAACGGCGTGCCACTCATCGAAATTCTTGACCATACCGTTACGCCAATGGGCGGACGCCTTTTGCGCAAATGGACACTTTTACCGCTCAAAGAAAAAAATAGAATTGACGAACGCCTTCAGGCCGTAGAAGCCTTCGTACAGGACAGCGATTTGCGCCAAACAATGTTGCAGCACCTCAAACCGATTGGCGATTTGGAACGACTCATTTCCAAAGTTGCCGTGCGCCGCATCAATCCGCGCGAAATGCTCCAACTCAAAAAGGCATTGAAAAATATTTTGCCAATCAAAGATTTATTAGCCCAAAGCCCTGTAAATCAACTCAAAAAACTGGCCGACCAACTCAATCCGTGTAGTTTTTTGTATGAAAAAATAGAACGTGAGTTGCAGGAAGAATTGCCGATTGTGAGCAATCAGGGCGGAATGTTTCGGGAAGGCGTGGATACAGCACTCGACGAGTTACGCGAAATTTCCCATTCGGGCAAAGATTATTTGCTACAAGTACAAAACCGCGAGATTCAGCGCACGGGCATTTCTTCGCTCAAAGTTTCTTACAACAAAGTGTTTGGCTATTACTTGGAAGTAAGCAACGCCAACAAAGACAAAGTGCCTGCCGACTGGATTCGGAAACAAACGCTTACCAACGCCGAGCGTTACATTACCGAAGAGCTAAAAACGTATGAGGAAAAAATCCTGACGGCAGAAGAAAAAATCACGGCCATAGAGCAGCGACTTTTCAACGAGTTGGTGCTGGCTGCTGCCGATTTTGTGGGAGCAATTCAACAGAACGCCAAAACGTTGGCCGTACTCGACAGCCTTATTTCTTTTGCGACGGTGGCCACGCGTCAAAACTACGTGAAACCCAATGTTACGGAAGACAACGTACTGGACATCAAAGACGGCAGACATCCCGTAATCGAAACGCAATTGCCTGTTGGTGAGCCATATATCCCCAACGATGTTTTTTTGGACGATGCCTCGCAACAAATCATCATCATCACGGGCCCGAACATGGCGGGTAAGTCGGCACTGCTGCGCCAAACGGCTTTGATTGTGCTCATGGCGCAAATGGGCAGCTACGTGCCAGCTACGGCGGCGCACGTGGGCATGGTGGACAAAGTGTTTACGCGCGTGGGTGCTTCGGACAATCTTTCGCGCGGCGAATCTACGTTTATGGTCGAAATGACCGAAACGGCCAGCATTCTCAACAATTTGAGCCCTAAAAGTTTGGTGCTAATGGACGAAATCGGGCGCGGCACAAGCACTTACGACGGCGTGGCCATCGCGTGGAGCATCGTGGAATATTTGCACACACACACCAAATGCAAGGCGCGGACGCTTTTTGCTACGCATTACCATGAGCTAAACGAATTGGCGGCGGATTTTCCGCGCATCAAGAATTTTAACGTGTCGGTCAAAGAGTCTGGCAATAAGGTGATTTTTATGCGCAAATTGCAGGCAGGGGGCAGCGCACACAGTTTCGGGATTCATGTGGCGCAAATGGCAGGGATGCCCAACGCGGTGGTTTTGCGTGCCAACGAGATTATGCACCATTTGGAAAAAGACAATCGGCGTGAGCAGCAGCAAGAGAAAGTCCGCGACATTCCCAAAAACAATTATCAGTTAAGCATTTTTCAGGCCGCTGACCCGCAAATGGAGCAAGTGGCCGAAACATTGCGCCAGATAGATGTAAACACACTTTCGCCTGTAGAGGCTTTACTCAAACTCAACGAATTGAAATTAATACTCGCCAAAAAATCGTAA
- the pdxA gene encoding 4-hydroxythreonine-4-phosphate dehydrogenase PdxA, protein MEKQTNETASHHHKEKPIIGISMGDFNGVGPELILKLLEDNRLLRLCTPVIYGSYKILNKYRRLLNLEDTGIVHIKSAQQLNHRKANIVMCWEEDYEIQPGKPTPESGLGAWKALQVATADLKNGLIDAIVTAPITKSNMPREHFAFAGHTEYFAAEFGVADNLMLLVSEDLRVGVVTGHISIADVPKTLTKEKILSKFNLMHESLKQDFGIIKPRIAILGLNPHAGEEGLMGNEEKEIIAPLIKDLKNKGLLVFGPYPADGFFGSHLYKKFDGILAMYHDQGLTPFKTLAFDHGVNFTAGLPVVRTSPDHGTAYNIAGKGEADESSFRSALYLACDVVRSRQEHKK, encoded by the coding sequence ATGGAAAAACAAACAAACGAAACAGCATCACATCACCACAAGGAAAAACCCATTATCGGTATTTCGATGGGCGATTTTAATGGCGTGGGGCCAGAATTAATTCTCAAACTTCTGGAAGACAACCGTTTGTTGCGTTTGTGTACGCCTGTGATTTATGGTTCGTACAAGATTTTGAATAAATACCGTCGTTTGCTCAACTTGGAGGACACGGGTATCGTACATATCAAATCTGCCCAGCAACTCAACCACCGCAAAGCCAATATCGTGATGTGTTGGGAAGAAGATTATGAAATCCAGCCTGGCAAACCTACGCCCGAATCGGGTTTGGGAGCTTGGAAGGCTTTACAAGTGGCTACGGCAGACCTCAAAAACGGCCTGATTGATGCCATCGTAACCGCGCCAATCACCAAAAGCAATATGCCGCGCGAACATTTTGCCTTTGCGGGACATACCGAATATTTTGCAGCAGAATTTGGCGTGGCCGACAACCTGATGTTATTGGTGAGTGAAGATTTACGTGTGGGCGTTGTTACGGGACATATTTCCATTGCCGACGTGCCCAAAACGTTGACCAAAGAAAAGATTTTGAGCAAATTCAACCTGATGCACGAGTCGCTCAAGCAGGATTTTGGCATTATCAAACCGCGCATTGCGATTCTGGGACTCAACCCGCACGCAGGCGAAGAAGGTTTGATGGGCAACGAAGAAAAAGAAATTATTGCTCCGCTCATTAAAGACCTGAAAAACAAAGGGTTGTTGGTGTTTGGGCCATATCCCGCCGACGGCTTTTTTGGTTCGCATTTGTACAAAAAATTTGATGGCATTTTGGCCATGTACCACGACCAAGGCCTTACGCCGTTCAAAACATTGGCGTTCGACCATGGCGTAAATTTTACGGCAGGTTTGCCAGTGGTACGCACTTCGCCAGACCACGGAACGGCCTATAACATTGCGGGAAAAGGCGAAGCCGACGAATCGTCGTTCCGTAGTGCCTTGTATTTGGCTTGCGATGTGGTGCGTTCGCGTCAGGAGCATAAAAAGTAA
- a CDS encoding hemolysin family protein: protein MDDPYPSLIFGLFALLLAAVLSAMMWVLTASQWWQAKHLKVAQSLNERILTYFSRHLLRLVLTIKTAHYAALGAAVLAFMQTANQWLQITLAPVHDSLDIFLLGLMALLLAFVYVAFSSLAIRGFSEYAPNDFMNWAALPLYTLYLVLYPVVELMRRWVLLQNKQNISPESKLAPLAVGLHTWAMPLLSAQNDTTQNSLSVQIYRNALELPTLRVRDCMIPRTEIAAIDKNNDVEALAQKFIETGYSKILVYEESIDNIVGYCHSSELFKKPKSIDQILTTVPSVPETMSAEDLLLFFNKEHRSIAVVIDEFGGTAGLICIEDVMEEIFGEIKDEHDEDTLEEKALAENMYLLNARLEVYYLNQKYDWQIPEGDYETLGGYILSIYENIPDVGTVVEAPPFSFKILGKTDARLHLVEMTIL from the coding sequence ATGGACGACCCCTATCCCTCCTTAATCTTCGGTTTGTTTGCTTTGTTGCTGGCCGCTGTGCTGTCGGCGATGATGTGGGTACTGACGGCCTCCCAATGGTGGCAGGCCAAGCATTTGAAAGTTGCCCAAAGCCTTAACGAACGAATCCTTACTTATTTTTCGCGCCATTTGCTGCGCCTCGTGCTTACCATCAAGACAGCACATTATGCGGCATTGGGGGCGGCGGTGCTGGCTTTTATGCAGACGGCCAACCAATGGCTACAAATTACTTTAGCTCCCGTACACGACAGTCTCGACATTTTTTTGTTGGGTCTGATGGCTTTGCTGCTGGCGTTTGTGTATGTGGCATTTAGTAGCTTGGCTATCAGGGGTTTTTCGGAATATGCTCCCAACGATTTTATGAACTGGGCGGCATTGCCGCTCTATACTTTGTATTTGGTGCTGTACCCTGTGGTGGAACTTATGCGGCGTTGGGTGCTTTTACAAAACAAACAAAACATTAGTCCCGAATCTAAATTAGCTCCGTTGGCCGTTGGGTTGCACACGTGGGCGATGCCGTTGCTTTCTGCCCAAAACGACACCACACAAAACTCGCTAAGTGTTCAGATTTACCGCAATGCTTTGGAGTTACCTACGTTGCGTGTGCGCGACTGCATGATTCCGCGTACGGAAATTGCGGCCATCGACAAAAACAACGACGTAGAGGCATTGGCGCAAAAATTTATCGAAACAGGTTATTCTAAAATTTTGGTGTACGAAGAAAGTATTGACAATATCGTGGGATATTGTCATAGCTCAGAGCTTTTCAAAAAACCCAAAAGCATTGACCAAATTCTGACGACTGTACCAAGCGTGCCCGAAACCATGTCGGCGGAAGATTTGCTGTTATTTTTTAACAAAGAACACCGCAGTATTGCCGTCGTGATAGATGAGTTTGGCGGAACGGCTGGCCTGATTTGTATTGAAGATGTAATGGAAGAAATTTTTGGGGAAATAAAAGACGAACACGACGAAGACACGCTCGAAGAAAAGGCATTGGCCGAAAATATGTACTTGCTCAACGCGCGTTTGGAAGTTTATTACCTAAACCAAAAATATGATTGGCAAATTCCTGAAGGCGATTACGAGACGTTGGGCGGTTATATTTTATCCATTTACGAAAATATTCCCGATGTCGGGACGGTGGTAGAAGCTCCGCCTTTTAGTTTTAAGATTCTGGGCAAAACCGATGCGCGTTTGCATTTGGTGGAAATGACGATTTTGTAA
- a CDS encoding M1 family metallopeptidase, whose protein sequence is MRLSFHIKLHWLLAIASAIVGCQSIGRNTQPKTTAAVATITTDTTKSTKKEPPVWAAKKYGYNPSRTLKNDLVHTKLEVELDWKKRYLLGVATLTLRPHFFPQNTLELDAKGFDIKSVKLLVSDKKSKLLKYNYNNTQMTIYLDTLYTCTDEYRVEIEYVAKPDELVTKGSAAITSDKGLYFINPDGTDPDKPRQVWTQGETQSASCWFPTIDSPNQRCTDEIHITVDTNFVTLSNGLLVYSTQNPDGTRTDVWEQKKPHAPYLFTMVVGDFAIIKDRWRNKEVNYYVEPKYAPYGKAIFGHTPEMIEFFSQKLGVDFVWDKYSQVVVRDFVSGAMENTSASTFMEAVQSDDRALLDQDWDGIIAHELFHQWFGDLVTCESWSNLPLNESFANYSEYLWAEHKFGIEQADFDGQQEKQQYFRESQRKREPLIRYYYNDREQMFDSHSYAKGGRVLHMLRKYVGDEAFFESIKRYLLKNQFSSVEIHNLRLAFEEVTGEDLNWFFNQWFMSAGHPELEVNYSYSDKKVWLKVRQTQDSLYSPKTYRLPLKVDIWVKNQKLRYPITIDEREQEFTFAVDSVPQLLVFDGEQQLLASIDQTKTQDELRFQYYHGDKMKLRLDALRALDEDNSPETQAMLSAALSDRFWAIRVEALQVMAELDSQLVANNAQKMKDLAKNDPKAAVRAEAFRTLQRLQDSGLQSTFAAGLSDRSYDASAAALEGYIKTKPSDIEAKIADFEAQKHPYIAPVAAEYYAQKTDSTYYNWFTDKIKTGSKDEMYGVLQSFAVYLLKMSKAKQAEGVALIVSTAQNSKASMLRFAAYQALGILSEVAGVEQHKVAIREAETDPELKKIYEYFR, encoded by the coding sequence ATGAGATTATCTTTTCATATAAAATTACACTGGCTCTTAGCCATTGCCTCTGCAATAGTTGGTTGCCAGTCTATCGGTCGAAACACACAGCCCAAAACTACCGCCGCCGTTGCTACTATTACCACAGACACCACGAAATCAACCAAAAAAGAACCGCCTGTGTGGGCTGCCAAAAAATACGGTTACAACCCATCGCGCACGCTTAAAAATGACTTGGTGCACACCAAATTGGAAGTAGAATTGGATTGGAAAAAACGCTATTTGTTGGGTGTGGCTACGCTTACACTTCGTCCGCATTTTTTCCCACAAAATACTTTAGAACTCGATGCCAAAGGTTTTGATATAAAATCGGTAAAACTTTTGGTTTCGGATAAAAAATCTAAGCTGCTCAAATACAATTACAACAATACCCAAATGACCATTTACTTGGACACACTCTACACGTGTACCGACGAGTACCGCGTAGAAATCGAGTATGTGGCCAAGCCCGACGAGTTGGTTACCAAAGGCAGCGCGGCTATTACTTCCGACAAAGGGCTGTATTTTATCAACCCCGACGGCACAGACCCCGACAAACCGCGCCAAGTCTGGACGCAAGGCGAAACGCAATCGGCTTCTTGTTGGTTTCCGACCATCGATTCGCCCAACCAACGTTGCACCGACGAGATACACATTACCGTAGATACGAATTTCGTAACACTGTCTAACGGCCTTTTGGTGTATTCTACTCAAAACCCCGACGGCACACGCACCGACGTTTGGGAACAAAAGAAACCTCACGCACCGTATTTGTTTACGATGGTAGTCGGCGATTTTGCCATTATCAAAGACCGTTGGCGCAACAAAGAGGTGAACTATTATGTAGAACCCAAATACGCGCCTTATGGCAAAGCTATTTTTGGCCACACGCCCGAAATGATAGAGTTTTTCTCCCAAAAACTGGGCGTTGATTTTGTGTGGGACAAATATTCGCAAGTGGTGGTGCGCGATTTCGTGTCGGGCGCGATGGAAAATACCTCCGCTTCTACGTTTATGGAGGCCGTGCAGTCCGACGACCGCGCCTTGCTCGACCAAGATTGGGACGGCATCATTGCACATGAGCTTTTTCATCAATGGTTTGGCGATTTGGTTACCTGCGAATCGTGGTCAAATTTGCCGCTCAACGAGTCGTTTGCCAATTATTCAGAGTATTTGTGGGCTGAGCATAAGTTTGGCATCGAACAAGCCGACTTCGACGGCCAACAAGAAAAGCAACAATATTTCCGCGAGTCACAACGCAAACGCGAACCGTTGATTCGCTACTACTACAACGACCGCGAACAAATGTTTGACAGCCACTCTTACGCCAAAGGTGGCCGCGTGCTGCACATGTTGCGCAAGTACGTGGGCGATGAAGCATTTTTTGAAAGTATCAAACGCTATTTACTTAAAAATCAGTTTAGTTCCGTAGAAATTCATAACCTGCGCTTGGCTTTCGAGGAGGTTACGGGCGAAGATTTGAATTGGTTTTTTAACCAATGGTTTATGTCGGCAGGCCACCCCGAACTGGAAGTTAATTACAGCTATTCGGACAAAAAAGTATGGCTAAAAGTGCGCCAAACGCAAGACAGTCTTTATTCGCCTAAAACCTACCGTTTGCCGCTGAAAGTAGATATTTGGGTGAAAAACCAAAAACTCCGCTACCCGATTACCATCGACGAACGCGAGCAGGAATTTACTTTTGCCGTGGACTCTGTGCCACAACTTTTGGTTTTTGATGGCGAGCAGCAACTTTTGGCCAGCATCGACCAAACCAAAACGCAAGACGAATTGCGTTTTCAATATTATCACGGCGACAAAATGAAGTTGCGATTGGACGCGCTACGTGCTTTGGACGAAGACAATAGCCCCGAAACGCAAGCAATGTTATCGGCGGCTCTTTCCGACCGTTTTTGGGCGATACGCGTCGAGGCTTTGCAGGTAATGGCCGAACTTGATTCGCAATTGGTGGCCAATAATGCCCAGAAAATGAAGGATTTGGCTAAAAACGACCCTAAAGCTGCCGTGCGTGCCGAAGCCTTTCGCACGTTGCAACGCCTCCAAGATAGCGGCTTGCAAAGTACGTTTGCGGCTGGCCTTTCCGACCGTTCTTATGATGCTTCCGCCGCCGCGCTGGAAGGTTATATCAAAACCAAGCCGTCGGATATTGAGGCAAAAATTGCAGACTTTGAAGCCCAAAAACATCCGTACATTGCGCCAGTAGCTGCCGAATATTATGCCCAAAAAACAGATAGCACTTATTACAATTGGTTTACGGACAAAATAAAAACAGGTTCTAAAGACGAAATGTACGGAGTGTTACAAAGCTTTGCTGTTTATTTGCTCAAAATGTCGAAAGCCAAACAGGCCGAAGGCGTTGCGCTGATTGTAAGCACTGCCCAAAACAGCAAAGCGTCTATGTTACGATTTGCAGCTTATCAGGCTTTGGGAATTTTGTCGGAAGTGGCTGGCGTAGAGCAACACAAAGTCGCCATTCGTGAGGCCGAAACCGACCCCGAACTCAAAAAGATTTATGAGTATTTTCGTTAA